The following proteins come from a genomic window of Trifolium pratense cultivar HEN17-A07 linkage group LG4, ARS_RC_1.1, whole genome shotgun sequence:
- the LOC123920841 gene encoding uncharacterized protein LOC123920841, whose product METIVDNNHLKVEAYEVWLETDEWQQINHFMTDARGFVSMMFEMIEKIEHVTMSKIAMMLWTIWWRRNKKCWQDRSPTIFEVKRRAKENLQDWLKVQQQKNMSCRNIAPEDYKWTKPSRGMIKCNIDSACYMEQNIYSVGACIRNEQGQFVQAYAKRSAGCPNIAEAEAMGLLEVLRWLKSTNRTSTPIVIETDCMQVAKAILAKPVNKTEFGSIIELCLRILAEFDNCKVSFVRRQANRVAHELAQATRILASPQVYNLVFSN is encoded by the exons ATGGAAACTATTGTAGACAACAATCATCTTAAAGTGGAAG CCTATGAAGTGTGGCTAGAAACTGATGAATGGCAGCAGATAAATCATTTCATGACAGACGCGAGAGGATTTGTATCGATGATGTTTGAGATGATTGAAAAGATTGAACATGTAACCATGTCAAAAATTGCTATGATGCTTTGGACAATTTGGTggagaagaaataaaaaatgttggCAAGATAGAAGTCCAACAATCTTTGAGGTTAAGAGAAGAGCAAAAGAGAATTTGCAAGATTGGTTGAAGGTACAACAACAGAAAAATATGAGCTGCAGAAACATAGCACCAGAGGATTATAAGTGGACAAAACCATCTCGAGGGATGATCAAGTGTAACATCGACTCTGCGTGTTATATGGAGCAAAATATCTACAGTGTTGGAGCATGTATTCGTAATGAACAAGGCCAATTCGTACAAGCTTACGCGAAGCGATCTGCAGGCTGCCCAAATATTGCAGAAGCTGAAGCCATGGGTCTGCTAGAAGTATTACGTTGGTTGAAGAGTACAAATAGAACAAGTACACCAATTGTCATTGAAACAGATTGTATGCAAGTAGCAAAAGCCATTCTAGCAAAACCAGTAAACAAGACTGAATTTGGTAGCATAATTGAGTTGTGTCTTAGAATATTAGCTGAGTTTGATAACTGTAAGGTCAGTTTCGTTAGGCGACAAGCCAATCGAGTAGCTCATGAATTAGCTCAGGCGACTCGTATTTTAGCTAGTCCTCAAGTTTATAAtttggttttttctaattaa